The Asterias amurensis chromosome 21, ASM3211899v1 genome has a segment encoding these proteins:
- the LOC139953219 gene encoding matrix metalloproteinase-19-like has protein sequence MTGKTLLLSALLIGVVAVVHSAPVVVDSDAAAMMYLNLYGYMVRQPSSDGSVNTEADLHKAICDFQDMANLTVTCELDAATMAKMNMPRCGMPDNMGHSLDAKRKKRYSLGSRWSRLDLTYRIDSRTPDIANPDDVDDTMAAAFKVWSDVTPLTFTRVFGTTAADIIITFNSGNHNDGNPFDGASGVLAHAYFPENGDAHFDEAETWTINTFQGINLFQVAAHEFGHSLGLGHSNIEAALMAPFYRGYVPDFELHSDDVAGIQAHYGVNSGIPDATMPPNPVTPSAGGCSGNVDAVATTQDRSTYIFEGSDVWKVEQGANAIADGFPKSIASTFAGLPSDLDAALYYPRNQRTYFFKGSQYWRFNNEAADAGYPRDIGDNWVGLPDDLDAAFVWSGNGRIYFIKGDEYYRFSSRVDTGYPRPLSVWNIPGNQVSAATQWINSRTYFLTSSGDYYRFNDRNFDVDAGYPRDVATNWQGCTNTLQATPSTNDNDDNGVTCIAPSVVAVMTSLFFIFVSKY, from the exons ATGACGGGGAAAACGCTTCTTTTATCGGCGTTGCTGATTGGTGTGGTCGCGGTGGTTCATTCGGCACCAGTGGTCGTCGACTCGGACGCAGCAGCCATG atgtatctcaacttatatGGGTACATGGTTAGGCAGCCCTCATCGGATGGCTCAGTAAACACAGAAGCAGATTTGCATAAAGCCATCTGTGACTTCCAAGACATGGCTAATCTAACAGTTACTT GTGAGCTTGATGCAGCAACAATGGCGAAGATGAACATGCCACGTTGTGGTATGCCAGACAACATGGGCCACTCCCTCGACGCCAAGAGAAAGAAGAGATACTCGTTGGGATCGAGGTGGTCAAGGTTGGACCTAACCTACCGGATAGACAGCCGAACTCCAGACATTGCAAACCCCGATGACGTGGACGACACTATGGCCGCAGCTTTTAAG GTCTGGTCTGACGTCACTCCACTTACCTTCACGCGTGTCTTTGGCACCACTGCTGCCGACATCATCATTACGTTCAACAGTGGTAACCATAACGACGGCAATCCCTTCGATGGCGCCAGCGGTGTCCTTGCGCATGCGTACTTCCCTGAGAATGGAGACGCCCACTTTGACGAAGCTGAGACATGGACCATTAACACATTTCAAG GAATCAACCTTTTCCAAGTAGCTGCCCACGAGTTCGGTCACAGCTTGGGTCTCGGGCATTCCAACATCGAAGCGGCGTTGATGGCGCCCTTCTACCGTGGATATGTTCCGGACTTTGAACTCCATTCTGACGATGTTGCCGGCATTCAAGCCCATTACG GTGTCAACTCCGGGATTCCAGACGCAACTATGCCACCCAACCCAGTCACACCAAGCGCAGGAGGATGCAGCGGCAACGTTGATGCTGTAGCCACAACCCAGGATAGAAGTACTTACATCTTTGAAG GATCTGACGTATGGAAGGTTGAGCAAGGCGCTAACGCCATTGCAGATGGGTTCCCTAAGTCCATTGCTTCAACCTTTGCCGGTCTGCCCAGTGATCTCGATGCTGCACTGTACTACCCAAGAAATCAGAGGACTTATTTTTTCAAG GGGAGTCAGTACTGGCGTTTCAACAATGAAGCAGCTGATGCAGGGTACCCACGTGACATTGGGGACAATTGGGTCGGGCTACCAGACGATCTGGATGCTGCGTTTGTGTGGAGTGGAAACGGCAGAATTTATTTCATCAAAG GTGACGAATACTACCGCTTCTCAAGCCGTGTCGACACCGGTTACCCGCGTCCCCTCAGCGTCTGGAACATCCCCGGCAATCAAGTTAGCGCCGCCACACAGTGGATCAACTCGCGAACCTATTTCCTGACCTCGAGCGGAGACTACTACCGCTTTAACGACAGAAACTTTGACGTTGACGCCGGGTACCCGCGTGACGTTGCAACCAACTGGCAGGGATGTACAAACACCTTGCAGGCGACACCGTCGACCAACGACAACGATGACAATGGTGTGACTTGTATTGCGCCTAGTGTCGTCgctgtgatgacgtcactgtttTTCATTTTCGTGTCTAAGTATTAG
- the LOC139953039 gene encoding 50 kDa hatching enzyme-like has protein sequence MSFSRHWFAMCVLVLSIVGGSLTLDDGRANELDEDPQMIRLKSYLERNGYMTQSVLGTPEDYDATQNLAEAIADLQNMLGLDPTGEVDEMLMAAIDMPRCGMPDNVPEDYRVSSVKYESPELTYRIDSFTPDMAQEDVRMIIRSALQVWSDVSQLTFTEVFGLARADIAISFAAGQHGDVASFDGPGGVLAHAFLPRNSNTHFDEDERWTMGTPAGINLFQVAAHEFGHALGLYHSTDLSALMYPYYRGYQANFRLGEDDIEGIQSLYGVKQTPGGGGNGGGDDGVTTQGTLTTQGALTTSGAVTTQGAVTTKEAVTTQSAMTTLGAVTTQTPQTPTSQPPPPSGACRRNGTFDAVVNTNDGRTFGFIGAFVWRLDVYPRTYSRIRATWPSLPNNIKSAITEGNTTYIIKGCYAWQYENQVYMGRVHVRTKWPALPCNIAAGYVSLDSYTYFYKGQFVYRYRGNSFMFRRRIRSLNYGGLPSRNFRVTAINPNLNEDGQVVSAFVFSGNIYYLFDDAEKRFVYPEDYPRHVADYILPACGNL, from the exons ATGTCGTTTTCTCGGCATTGGTTTGCGATGTGTGTATTGGTCCTGAGTATCGTTGGCGGTTCATTGACGCTTGATGACGGCAGAGCCAACGAGCTGGATGAGGATCCACAAATGATTCGATTAAag AGCTATCTCGAAAGAAACGGCTACATGACGCAGTCCGTTTTGGGAACACCTGAAGATTACGACGCCACGCAGAACCTGGCCGAAGCAATTGCAGACCTGCAGAACATGCTTGGACTGGACCCTACTG gtGAGGTTGATGAGATGTTGATGGCGGCCATTGATATGCCTCGATGTGGAATGCCAGACAACGTCCCGGAAGACTACCGCGTCTCTTCAGTCAAGTACGAATCACCAGAGCTTACGTACCGTATCGACAGCTTCACTCCAGACATGGCACAAGAAGATGTACGGATGATTATAAGGAGTGCTTTACAG gtaTGGTCTGACGTCTCCCAGCTTACCTTCACCGAGGTATTCGGCCTGGCACGGGCAGACATAGCCATCTCATTCGCGGCAGGTCAACACGGGGACGTGGCCAGTTTTGACGGCCCAGGTGGCGTCCTGGCGCACGCCTTCTTGCCACGAAACAGTAACACACACTTTGACGAGGATGAAAGATGGACCATGGGAACACCTGcag GAATAAACTTGTTTCAAGTCGCTGCTCACGAATTCGGCCACGCCCTTGGACTGTACCATTCGACTGACCTCTCAGCACTCATGTATCCTTACTACCGCGGGTACCAGGctaattttcgtctcggtgaAGATGACATTGAAGGGATCCAGAGTCTTTATGGAG TGAAGCAGACACCTGGTGGTGGTGGCAACGGCGGCGGGGACGATGGTG TGACAACACAAGGCACACTAACGACTCAAGGTGCACTGACAACATCAGGAGCAGTGACTACACAAGGCGCAGTGACAACGAAAGAAGCAGTTACAACACAATCCGCAATGACGACCCTGGGAGCTGTGACGACCCAAACTCCGCAGACTCCGACCAGCCAACCGCCACCTCCATCCGGAGCCTGCCGTAGAAACGGTACTTTTGACGCCGTGGTCAACACGAATGATGGCCGCACGTTCGGTTTTATCG GTGCATTCGTCTGGCGTCTAGACGTCTACCCACGAACTTACTCAAGAATCAGAGCCACCTGGCCAAGTCTACCCAACAACATCAAATCTGCGATCACGGAGGGAAACACCACTTATATAATAAAG GGATGCTATGCCTGGCAGTACGAGAATCAAGTCTACATGGGTCGAGTACACGTCAGGACCAAGTGGCCAGCACTCCCCTGCAATATCGCTGCAGGTTACGTCTCACTAGACAGCTACACCTACTTCTACAAAG GTCAATTTGTTTACCGTTACCGAGGCAACAGCTTCATGTTCCGGCGAAGAATCCGCTCGCTGAACTACGGGGGTCTGCCAAGCCGCAACTTTCGGGTGACTGCCATCAACCCCAACCTCAACGAAGACGGACAGGTCGTCAGTGCTTTCGTCTTCTCGGGGAACATCTACTACCTCTTCGACGACGCCGAGAAGCGGTTCGTTTACCCCGAGGACTACCCTAGACATGTGGCGGATTACATTCTGCCCGCGTGCGGTAATTTATGA
- the LOC139953285 gene encoding uncharacterized protein, which produces MINETEILAVNSAKRTGPVATLCYSIIFILTEVMTQIVPYSFIYFNSEKKFPISSATMIAAIELAKFIICFLAFCGHQRRVRFVPSPFFFAPALFFVATVNLFFYCLNFVTPPTWNIIVQSRVIFMMFAGYVIYGRPIERRQWLAVGSLLFAILLAGWFCPEVDAAVDIQNNSIKQRDSIVWWTAASICGAVCSAISMSSSEYISREDSRPITEKHTQLHFFGTVIGILWATLVTGGNLVDTNVKVFFPLDFYLCVLTIAIGTLGGLSSTAIMVTRLSSCTEGHSITTAWIPPATFLSSAVGCSLLFPAQKYSNIVIAVLVLLVGAASFLNVTVSPSPSEKQSNCTRLEV; this is translated from the exons ATGATTAACGAAACGGAGATACTGGCCGTTAATTCCGCCAAACGGACCGGTCCTGTCGCCACGCTGTGTTACAGCATCATCTTCATCCTGACTGAAGTCATGACACAGATTGTGCCGTATTCGTTTATATATTTCAactcagaaaaaaaattcccaatTTCTTCAGCAACAATGATTGCTGCGATCGAACTTGCCAAGTTTATCATATGCTTCTTAGCCTTCTGTGGACACCAGCGTCGGGTACGATTCGTGCCGTCGCCATTCTTCTTTGCTCCTGCATTGTTCTTTGTGGCGACCGTCAATCTGTTCTTCTACTGTCTGAACTTTGTAACTCCGCCTACCTGGAACATTATCGTCCAGTCACGTGTCATCTTCATGATGTTCGCCGGTTATGTCATTTATGGTCGACCAATTGAGAGACGACAGTGGCTTGCTGTGGGTTCACTACTCTTTGCCATTTTGTTAGCAGGATGGTTCTGCCCAGAGGTAGATGCAGCTGTTGATATACAGAACAATAGCATCAAACAACGAGACAGCATTGTGTGGTGGACGGCCGCATCAATATGTGGGGCAGTATGTTCAGCCATTTCAATGAGCAGCTCAGAG tacATCAGCAGAGAGGATTCTCGTCCTATAACGGAGAAGCACACACAGCTTCATTTCTTCGGCACCGTTATCGGCATCTTGTGGGCCACTCTGGTTACCGGCGGCAACCTGGTTGATACCAACGTAAAG GTGTTTTTTCCGCTCGATTTCTACCTGTGTGTATTGACCATAGCCATCGGCACTCTAGGCGGTTTATCGTCGACAGCCATCATGGTGACGAGACTCTCTAGCTGTACAGAAGGTCACTCTATCACCACTGCATGGATTCCACCGGCCACGTTTCTCTCTTCCGCCGTCGGCTGCTCGCTGTTATTCCCCGCTCAAAAGTACTCCAACATTGTTATAGCAGTGTTAGTCCTACTTGTGGGTGCGGCTTCATTTCTGAACGTAACGGTCTCACCTTCACCGTCAGAAAAACAAAGTAATTGTACAAGACTGGAGGTCTGA